DNA from Rosa rugosa chromosome 6, drRosRugo1.1, whole genome shotgun sequence:
CCAGCTAAATCCAGGATCTTTTGTGAGTCCTTTAGCTTTCATGTGTTTCCTCATCATTCTCACTTTATCCCACTTCCCTAAAGCTGCATATACATTCGACACCAAAACATGATACCCCGTGTCATAAGAATTCAATTGAACAATCTGCTCTGAGACATGTGCAGCTATcttttcttctccattttctcGGCAAGCACTAAGTAAAGAACCCCATATACTTGCATCAGCCTTCATCGGCATTGTATGGATAAAGTCCTCAGCTTGAGCTAATAGCCCAGAGCGGGATAGAAGGTCAACTACACAAGCATAGTGCTCCATCCTAGGCTCAACTTTGTAGTGTTTCTTCATTCGGTCAAAGTAAGCCAGACCGTCTTCTACCAAACCTGAATGGCTACAAGCATATATGACGGCTAGAAAAGCTAGATGATCAGGAAGAACACCAGTTGCTTCCATTTCTTCAAAAGCTCTCAATGCTTTCTCACCTTCACCATATGTCCCATATGCAGAGATCAACGAAGTCCATGTCACCACATCCTTTATGTACATTTGCTCAAATATTCGTATGGAGCTTTCCAAGCTACCACAACTAGAGTACATTTCGATTAGTGCATTCCCAACCGGAACATCTGAATGAAATCCTAACCTGAAAATGCAGCCATGGATCTCTTGTCCTTTTTGCTTGGCAGCAAGTAAGGAACACGCTGGTAAGATGCCTAACATTGTTGCTGCGTCAGGCATCACTCCCTCATTTCTCATTCTAAGAATCATTCTAAAACCTAAACTACAGTCTTCATTATGAGTGCATGCAGAAATTATGCTATTCCATGTTACAACATCACGTGCTGTCATGCTGTCAAATACTTTTAGTGCATCTTGTATTTTGCCACATTTAGCATAAAAATCGACAAGAACATTGTTGACAATAACATCTGAATCAAATCCCAGTTTCACTATATCACAGTGGATCATTTTCCCCTGGTCCACATGTCTGAGTTGAGTATAGACAGACAGGATCGTCACACAACTCACAGAATCAGGTTTCATATTACTCCGCATCATCTTAAAAAGATCTAACCCTTCATCAAAACAACCATTAAGAAAGTAACCATTGATCATAGAATTCCATGACACAGAATCTCTGCATTCCATATAGTCAAATACTTCCCGTGAAGCTAATAGACTTCCACATTTTGCATATGTATCAATAAGTACATTGTTCGCCATTGTATCAAATTCAAAACCACTTCTTTTCATGTAGCCATGAACATATTTTGCAAGTTCCAAGTCCCGTAAATG
Protein-coding regions in this window:
- the LOC133715854 gene encoding pentatricopeptide repeat-containing protein At3g03580 codes for the protein MRTTNVSSFYGLSKQVVYSMFSKSLSSSKTRREVHKLHSLIITLGLHHSVLFSGKLISKYAQLRDPITSLSVFHQVWPKHNPYLWNSVIRALIHNGLHSKALDHYNEMHGMNVQPDRYTFPSVINACAGLCDLEMGMVVHHRILEKGFGSDLYICNALMDMYARFGELGNARHVFDEMPQRDIVSWNSLISGYSSNGYWEEALEMFRGLRIDGLLPDCFSISSVLPACGGLVDVKEGQLVHAMVENIGVHADVLVSNGLLSMYFKFGWSEDAQVFFDEMVVRDSVSWNTVICGYSQLGLFEEAINLFREMIKEFTPDLLTITSVLRACSHLRDLELAKYVHGYMKRSGFEFDTMANNVLIDTYAKCGSLLASREVFDYMECRDSVSWNSMINGYFLNGCFDEGLDLFKMMRSNMKPDSVSCVTILSVYTQLRHVDQGKMIHCDIVKLGFDSDVIVNNVLVDFYAKCGKIQDALKVFDSMTARDVVTWNSIISACTHNEDCSLGFRMILRMRNEGVMPDAATMLGILPACSLLAAKQKGQEIHGCIFRLGFHSDVPVGNALIEMYSSCGSLESSIRIFEQMYIKDVVTWTSLISAYGTYGEGEKALRAFEEMEATGVLPDHLAFLAVIYACSHSGLVEDGLAYFDRMKKHYKVEPRMEHYACVVDLLSRSGLLAQAEDFIHTMPMKADASIWGSLLSACRENGEEKIAAHVSEQIVQLNSYDTGYHVLVSNVYAALGKWDKVRMMRKHMKAKGLTKDPGFSWMEIQKKG